TGTGAGGATCTGTGGGGGAGGGCCGAGTCCTGTGAGAGATGTAAGAGCAGCATTAATAAGCATCATTCTATTAATACCTTGTTGGTTAAACGGTAGCGACTATTTATGGCTCGTGAGAATTACAGGGATTAGATGCGCACAGAAAGGAATGATTCTTCAAAAGATCGTTTGAATTATATGTTGCTTTTAATGTCAGGAAATTTGGAAAAAGAGTAGAAAAAAACAAGCCAAGGCCAACTACACCCCATGTCATGTTGCAACtttatatttgtattgtttCCTTCCAAACTGTCACTATTTGTAATAGCAATTTGATTTTCTTATTTCAGGCTATTTCGTGTGTTCCATCATTGTCAACTCAGCCATATGAGCTGTGTCACTTGAAATGTACAGTACACGGGAAAAAGACATAGGATGTATGTATGCAGTGTAAATTCAGACTAATACAAAATGGCTCCTCTCATCCAGACGCGTCTTGATGTTGTTGTCTTGCTGAAAGCATACAGAAGAGCCATGTTTTATTCAAGCGCGAATGTGCGTGTGCGGCTgtttgtgagtgcgtgtgtacACGAACGCCTCATCCGGAAGATCTTGCTCAAAAGGCTCAGTGTGATAGCTCCCCCTGTCGGCGGCTTTACGTCACTGCACATAGAAGAAGAAAGTGACCATCCGAACGTGAGGCCGTCATATTCTTTTTCGTCACGATACCTTTCTCTTTTTTCAAATGCGTAAAGCTTGTAGCCGCGTGACATCAAGTGTTAAATAAGCTTCCGGGCCGCGACTCGATTTTGAGGCGAAAAGCAGGTGAAAGCGTCTCCATGGATTTCCCCCGTGAGCTCATTTCCCTTTCAAATGGAGGACATTCAAAGACCTGCTTGAACGCACACGCTCACTCGCTAAACCCGAGAGCAGTTTCTCGAATACATCCTGCCATGACAACACTTGACTCGGGGCGGATGGAGAGCGGCGGGGGGCAACCATTTTGTTACACTGACTAAATGAAGCTCATCCCTTTGACTGCAACACAGTTCCTTGGCACCTAGCTGCCACAAGGCGGCGCCAAAAACAACAGTTTTAGATTAACTCGTTTAGTGCAGTTCACTCAAAATGACATCAACGGGAACCCCGCCCCTTTCCCCATAACTCGTCACGGGGAAAAAGAGAGCTTGTTTGTTGCTAGTTAAAAtttgctgccttttttttctaaatttcattGGGGACAGGTGAATCCGAGGATTACATACTGTCTGCTTTTTAGTAATATTTGGTGCTTTCCCATACGGATTTCCCTCGTAAAATGTGTGCCTTGGCTTTGTTAAAAACGTCATGAAACACCGTTTGAGCACATGTGCTACTCCTTAAATTGAACAGTAATCTGTTGCGGCGGCCTTGGCGGAGGTAACGATCCCCAGACTTCAAAGTGAACCGATGCCAAAATGGACTTAAGCTGCTTATGAAGTGACACGTTTTTAAAACGTCTGCtccctactggaaaaaaaaaaatgcagtgtgaATTCCATCTGGCGTGTCAGCCAGTCCTTGGAAGCTCAGCGGGATTCTCGTCCTCGGGCCTCCGAACTGGAACACGGCTGACAAATAAAAGTGTGATGACACAGCTGCATGCACTGCCCGACATGCTCTCGTATGAATCATCTGCTGACTTTCTTATTTGACTCCCTTTCAAATGGAGCATTGGCTATTTATAGGCAATTGCGGACATGACTGGACAAATGCACGCTTTTGAAGGAGAGAAAATACTCGAGAGGTCAACCGATGGCGCCTGACTAAACTCTTCTTAAAACGCCAACCaaggtttgaaaccctaatttgttAATCTGGTAGTACTtggggaactttttttttttccagtcctACTTGGTGTTAATTTTCAAGGTGTTTATGAACTGTCTGAAAACACAGTCCGTAAAAGCAACATGCTTCAAAAATTGTACTGTGCACACTGGAATACAAGCAGAGCCCCATACGGCTGAAATAAGAAAAGAAATATTGCCCTCTAGTGGTAGACGATGAAACTTCGagtgttttatttaattttacttttataaaaaaaatataaatcctCCAGGTTTAAGGTTTATTGTCCTGattaactaaaataaaataaactcaaataaaactgaaaataaacaaaaaatattacaaataaaattgaatgaaattgaaaaataacaGCTTTAAGAGTCAATCTgacatttaattaaaataaatttaaaaaacaacaacaacataagcCTTTGCAGCGTCATTGCAGCTAACCACACACAGATGTGCTCAAAGTCCACCTCCTCTCTACCGCCCCCTCACCCGATTGGCCAATCCACTTTTTCTTCACCAGGCCCAAATCATCCCTTTCTACTCCTGCTGCAAACATAACTGTTCTTTCCTTTGTTTATTTCTCTCCACCCTTTTGCTCACGATGGCATCGGAGCACGACCGAGCGGTGCTGCAGGCCATCTTCAGCCCCAACACCCCATTTGAGGACGTCCCCGGCCTGGACCAGGAGCAGGACCTAACAGATGACGGTGAGCCTTGATGGACCAAcacgttccttccttcctttattGTTAATTATTCTatatttaattttgttgttaTGTTTTTATAAACCTGCCAAAATCTTTCGGGTCCATTTTGCAAGCAATTTATCTTCCCCTCCTGCCAGACGGCCCCTTTGACGCAGACTCACTGAGGCAAGTAAAGGACTTGGAGAGTCGCGGGGTCTCTGCGGCCGAGGCGGGGGATTTGCAAGGAGCCCTTGAGCTGTTCGGACGGGCCATACGCGTTCTACCCCGGCGGGCGTCGGCCTACAACAACCGGGCGCAGACCCTGCGACTGCAGGGCGACACGGCAGgtacaaataataatacaatatttgtcattttcacacaGGATACAAAATATACTCGGGTACTCAGTATCAATACAAAATATGTCTTTTTTAGTTCACAAATATGATCTTGCGTGTCCTCAGGTGCTCTGGCGGACTTGGACCGAGCTGTTTCGCTGAGCGGGTGCCGTGGGCGGACGGCCTGCCAGGCGCTGGTGCAGCGGGGCCTCCTGCACAGACTGGGGGGACAGGACGACAAAGCGCTCCAGGACTTCCGGGAGGCGGCGGAGCTCGGCAGCGAGTTTGCCCGCCAGCAGACGGTGCTGCTGAATCCGTACGCGGCGCTTTGCAACAAGATGCTACGCCAGGTCATCGGCAAGCTACGCAACCCCGATGGGTGCGAGCCGTCACTTTAGACGCAATCAAGAAATGAAACTTTTGATATCAAATATGTACTTTTTAATTGTTTGGATACAAGTTCCAAGTGTGAAATCCAACAACCGAGTAAACGTTACGTGAGCTGCCGATTCCAGAGAATGTGTTCTTCATTTTGTCAAATTGTGACATCACTATCCAGCTGACTTGTATTATACAGCCCAGGACTGGGAAACTAGGCTGGGCGAAGATCCAGAGCCACTTTCAAGCAACAGCCGCTCTGTCTGATAGGCCAAAAGGTAAGCTGAGCTGCACTGAGATTTGTGTTGTTCTCACCGCACTGACACTTGGTCTGTATTTGAATTGCCAGGATTTTCCTCTCATCCTTGAaccttatttgaacaaaaacagaGATTTGTTCAAATTGCACTTTCGTTTTTCACCGTTAGATGGCAGTGTAATCAACAATTACAGGCATTTGTGTGTAGTGTAGCAGTGACTAACCggacatttcattaggtacacttgctcAATCAATCTTTTAAAACTTAATTAAAAAGTAACAACCATGCACTGGCGAAAGGACATCTCACAAAGACTAAATAATGCGGCTTAAAAAAAACTGGTAAATGAAAGTGTAGCGAAGAATTACTTCACTAATGATCTTCCTCCGTGCAGACTTCCAGCAGGCCACTTAAAGCCACGGGCTCCGTGCGCCGCTCCGTCTGGTAGTAGGGGCACGTTCGGAGGTGCACCGCCACGGAGGGCGAGTCGCTCAAGTGCCATCGCTCCACGGGGCAAAACAGCGAGCTGAATTCCCAAACCTGCAGAGCACATCACATGACAGGGATGAAGGATTTGATGGCTTGTAAGCGGAGGTACACACGAGTTTTACTATATTCAGTACAGgtatcaggtttttttttttccctcaacaaCGCGCAACAATTTACGACCTTGATTCGGGTGCACATGCTCAGCTGTCGGTCACGTCGCGTTATCATCGTTCCAAGAGCATCAGCGAATGCACGCACTCGTGATCCCCGCAATATGCCTTTGCACCTCATAAAGTGGACCCGGTCCAACTTCTTATTAAAGTCACAGCAGAACAATTTCAAAGTGTGCCACAACTTTTTCATACAGTCAGTCCCCTGGTTGGTCAAGAGAGAAATtgtcccaatatttttgtcTATCAGGTGTATGTCACGTGAGTTGGCGCATATCTTAAACATGACCTAGTGAGGTCTATAATTGTGAAGTGATGAAATGTTGCCAGCATAGTTTGTATTGTTACTGAGGCGTACCGGGCCTTGCCGAGGGTCTGGCTGGCTGCTGTTTACAATGCGGCAGCTGTTAAATATGGCTGACATTTTCCACTGCCAACTAACGAGGGAAACCATAGGGACATTTAGGCAAAAACACATTTCGTCCCAAATTAAATCCAAAGACGGACATTTTGATGCAGGGGAGTCATCAATTCTCATCAGTTCCAATCGTGAGTTCGGTTTCCTTCCACCATGCAATATTATTCAGTTAATTAAagaactgcattttttttcacaataaaCTCACTCCAAATTTTGATATGATTTTCGTCCTGCATATCATACCAAATATTGGCCCTACTCCCGTTGCAGTGTTAAAATGCAATGGAtgtctgccctctagtggtgagACAAGAACTCCAGAAAAACGATGGATGGATACTTACTTTCTTTCGGCTCTTCCAGGAGCTCCCCCCGTGGGAATACGTCTTCTTCTCCCACTTGAGGGAGACCATCCCTCGGCTCTGCAATAAAGTGCCGCACACCTCTCTCATCGGACGCGACACCTGTGACAACTGCGACAAGGCGAAGGAGTCCAAGTATCTGGCGACGTGCCGGAGGATCTCCGCAGGCAAGTGGCTCAAGCGATCTGGGGGATTTGATGCTTTGGTACCCTCGAGCAGCTCCCGCGGGACGTCTGGCCGGATGACCAACTTATCCACGCCGCGGTGGTATTTGACCTCAGCCGGTTGGCCGTCCGGGCGAAACCTCGTTTGGGCAAAAGTGCAGCCGAGGTAAGCCAGGGGGCAACGTTGCAGGAACCAGCCGCCGAGGCCGGCCTGGATTTCGGAGTGCACGTTGCGGAAGTGCGAGGGGTACTCGTCGCGGCGGAAGAAGAGGCCGCACGTGTAGCTGAAGACCGAGCTGGTCCTGTTGTGTCGTCTAGTCACAGACTCGGTTTGCGTACGGACGTGGAGACACGCTGCTTTACCGGCGACCGCGTCTGCGAGCGACGCCTCGGCCTGGAACGGCGCGCCGTCCAAGTTGTACGTTTGCGTCCCGACGTTGACGTAGAGACCGTCCAAACCGGTGCTCTCCGAGATCTGATGCCCTTTGAATTCTTTCTCCAGACAGCACAGCAACGTGACGCTTACCTCCTCGCACTTTGGGAGCTCCTCGAACAAGACGTCCAGATCGGCCGTGTCGGCGCTCCGGTGCGCCACCTCTATTTTGCGGTTGGGGTCCTTCAGGTGCCAGCGCTTGGCTCGGTAGCTGCTAGGGACGTTGAAGGAGCGGACGGACTTGACTTCGATGGGTTCCAGGCTACCGTAAACAAAGTCCTTCTCCCTTGGGGTGCAGGCGGCCAGCTGTCCGAAGTTGATGAGCATGGCTCCGTTGTGCACCAGGTACATGTTGTACTCGCCGATGTTGGCCTCCTTGCCTAACTTCTCCAAGACGCCGTCTTGCCAAGGTGCCAGGCCAGATGTTCTGTTCTCGCATGAGGAACTTTCTCTCACCGCCTCCATTTTCTTCCCGCTCTCCTCCGTTTTCGCTGCGTTTTTGCTGGTCTGCTCACCGTTCATCTCCTTCTTGAATATTCTCTCCGAGGAGCTGTACTTCTGAAGACTTTCCCTGTCCAGCTCATCACTCGGTTCCTCTTCCATCATATTTGCGCAGACATTCTGTGTATCTCCAGCAGAAGCCGAACATAAATCCTCCCTCGTGACCCCAACGTCGATATCTTCGGGATCCGTCAACTCCGGGAAAACGCTCTTCATCTTGATGGACTTGAACAGCAGC
This genomic window from Syngnathus typhle isolate RoL2023-S1 ecotype Sweden linkage group LG6, RoL_Styp_1.0, whole genome shotgun sequence contains:
- the LOC133156066 gene encoding F-box only protein 40, which codes for MPAVRHEHCEHCYAIRCPAPSWLSLGCAVVRCPNDCGASLHACKEDEHRLLCPNETVPCLNAGYGCPLSMPRHRRARHLEACPASVVGCSQEWNRWPVPDNDSTFYRNVSRESQRQLDVALALRDQELLFKSIKMKSVFPELTDPEDIDVGVTREDLCSASAGDTQNVCANMMEEEPSDELDRESLQKYSSSERIFKKEMNGEQTSKNAAKTEESGKKMEAVRESSSCENRTSGLAPWQDGVLEKLGKEANIGEYNMYLVHNGAMLINFGQLAACTPREKDFVYGSLEPIEVKSVRSFNVPSSYRAKRWHLKDPNRKIEVAHRSADTADLDVLFEELPKCEEVSVTLLCCLEKEFKGHQISESTGLDGLYVNVGTQTYNLDGAPFQAEASLADAVAGKAACLHVRTQTESVTRRHNRTSSVFSYTCGLFFRRDEYPSHFRNVHSEIQAGLGGWFLQRCPLAYLGCTFAQTRFRPDGQPAEVKYHRGVDKLVIRPDVPRELLEGTKASNPPDRLSHLPAEILRHVARYLDSFALSQLSQVSRPMREVCGTLLQSRGMVSLKWEKKTYSHGGSSWKSRKKVWEFSSLFCPVERWHLSDSPSVAVHLRTCPYYQTERRTEPVALSGLLEVCTEEDH
- the ttc36 gene encoding tetratricopeptide repeat protein 36: MASEHDRAVLQAIFSPNTPFEDVPGLDQEQDLTDDDGPFDADSLRQVKDLESRGVSAAEAGDLQGALELFGRAIRVLPRRASAYNNRAQTLRLQGDTAGALADLDRAVSLSGCRGRTACQALVQRGLLHRLGGQDDKALQDFREAAELGSEFARQQTVLLNPYAALCNKMLRQVIGKLRNPDGCEPSL